The genomic stretch CTTGCACGATTCCATTCTGGATTTTCAATCAATGCTTCAATTTTATGTTCTAAATCATCACTTAATTTATAACCGTCACTACCAAAAATTTTAATACCATTATCTTCAAAAGGATTATGTGAAGCCGAAATCATCACGCCTAAATCTGCACGTAAAGAACGTGTAAGCATTGCAACTGCAGGTGTGGGCATTGGTCCTACAAGATAAACATCAAAACCTAGACTCACAAAGCCTGCTGTAAGTGCCGGCTCTAGCATGTAGCCTGAAAGACGCGTATCTTTACCAATCACAACTGCTTGACGATAGCTTTTTGGGCCAATCACTTGCGCTGTTGCCATTGCAACCTTCATTGCAATTTCAGGCAACATAGGAAAATCATTCGTTTTACCCCGAATACCGTCAGTTCCAAAATATTTTCGTGTCATTATATACCTTCTTTAATACATCGCTCATATATATTTGCACAAAGCGTCACAACTATCTAGCTTGATCAAATCATAAATTTTAGCGACAATGTAAAATACAATAATAAACTTAAGGTAGGAATCAAATGCTTTTTTTTATAGGGGCAGCCGTTGTTGTTTTTTGCGTCTTCGGTAGCTACATGGCCGCTGGTGGACACATGGCTATTTTGTTCCAACCTTTTGAATTTCTTATTATTTGTGGCGCTGCCGTCGGTGCTTTTATTATCGGCAATCCAAAAGCTGTTATTGGCGCGACACTAAAATCCTTAAAAAAACTTGTTAAAGGATCTGCTTACAATAAATCATCCTACCTTGAGTTACTCAGTTTACTTTATGCCGTTTGCAAACTTGTCAAATCCAAAGGTGTGTTAGCTATTGAAGCACATGTTGAAAAACCTGATGATAGTACATTATTCCAACAATTCCCTACTTTTCACCATGATCATCATATGGTTGCTTTTTTATGCGATTATTTAAGACTTTGGACTTTAGGCACAGATAACCCACACGAAGTAGAAGCTCTTATGGATGAAGAAATTGAAACGCATCACCACGAACAACTTGCTGTTTCAGATGCCGTTCAATCAATGGCTGATGCTATGCCCGCTTTAGGTATTGTTGCCGCCGTCTTGGGTGTTATTCATACAATGGGATCAATTTCCGAGCCACCAGAAGTTTTAGGACATTTAATTGGTGCTGCGCTCGTTGGAACTTTCGCAGGGATTTTAATTTCATATGGTTTTATTGCACCCATGGCAAGTTCGCTCAAGGCAACTTTTAACGCTGAATCAAAATATTTGTTTTGTATAAAAGCAGGTCTTTTAGCTCATATGAATGGCTGTGCACCCGCAGTCACAATCGAATTTGCACGCAAAACACTTACCTCTGATGTTAGGCCA from Alphaproteobacteria bacterium encodes the following:
- the motA gene encoding flagellar motor stator protein MotA yields the protein MLFFIGAAVVVFCVFGSYMAAGGHMAILFQPFEFLIICGAAVGAFIIGNPKAVIGATLKSLKKLVKGSAYNKSSYLELLSLLYAVCKLVKSKGVLAIEAHVEKPDDSTLFQQFPTFHHDHHMVAFLCDYLRLWTLGTDNPHEVEALMDEEIETHHHEQLAVSDAVQSMADAMPALGIVAAVLGVIHTMGSISEPPEVLGHLIGAALVGTFAGILISYGFIAPMASSLKATFNAESKYLFCIKAGLLAHMNGCAPAVTIEFARKTLTSDVRPTFYEVEEAVAQLPAPA